A single window of Nicotiana sylvestris chromosome 5, ASM39365v2, whole genome shotgun sequence DNA harbors:
- the LOC104221961 gene encoding uncharacterized protein isoform X1 gives MRKMKKREWSSILGWLIIFLQLFLLAESALTREKINKKNSQLDEQSFPPVQLLRLDDYVVVNNGIFNITFSIPGGMVTGIQYNGIENLLEDENEDDNRGYWDIVWNKPDKPGIFDKLHATDFNVIMADENQVELSFKRTWDSLNNSHLSMNIDKRFIIIRGSSGFYSYGILERLEGWPNIDVYQGRIVFKLKEELFQYMAISDERQRIMPTAQDREMGQKLDYPEAVLLTNPTNSFIKGEVDDKYQYSCENKDNRVHGWISPNPRTGFWMITPTDEFRTGGPLKQDLTSHTGPVNLNMFFSTHYAGESLGLKFRDGEPWKKVFGPVFTYLNSLSPDELDTLTLWTDAKEQMFIETENWPYNFPLSEDFVRSDQRGIVTGRLLVRDSYESDKLITANSAFIGLAAPGDVGSWQMENKGYQFWTQTDTEGYFLINNVITGNYSLYAWIPGFIGDYMHDAYINVNPGSRTRVETLVYDAPRNGPTLWEIGIPERTASEFFIPDAQPRLLNQLYVVNNAERFRQYGLWDRYTEIYPDDDLVFTVGLSNYQTDWFFAHVNRYIYNDDGNKTYVPTTWQVLFDLDDIDQSANYTLQLALASANDAELQVQFNDAEPDAPHYTTGLIGKDNAIARHGIHGLYRLYTINVPGSLLVFGTNVMYLKQTRSERPWRGIMYDYIRLEGPPESY, from the exons atgagaaaaatgaagaagagagaaTGGAGCTCTATTCTTGGATGGTTGATCATTTTTCTTCAGCTATTTTTGTTGGCTGAATCTGCATTAACAAGAGA aaaaataaataagaaaaacagCCAATTAGATGAGCAGTCTTTTCCACCAGTACAATTGCTTAGACTGGATGATTAT GTGGTGGTTAATAATGGAATATTCAACATCACTTTCTCTATTCCTGGAGGAATGGTCACTGGAATACAATACAATGGGATTGAAAATTTATTGGAAGATGAAAATGAAGATGATAATAGAGG GTATTGGGATATTGTTTGGAACAAGCCAGATAAACCAGGAATTTTTGACAA ACTTCATGCAACAGATTTTAATGTTATTATGGCAGATGAAAATCAAGTGGAGCTTTCATTTAAAAGGACTTGGGATTCTTTAAATAATTCACATCTTTCCATGAATATTGACAAAAG GTTTATAATAATAAGAGGAAGTTCTGGATTTTACTCTTATGGGATTTTAGAACGTTTGGAAGGATGGCCAAATATTGATGTCTACCAAGGAAGAATTGTCTTCAAGCTCAAAGAAGAATT GTTCCAATATATGGCGATTTCAGATGAACGGCAAAGGATTATGCCAACGGCCCAAGACCGTGAAATGGGCCAAAAACTTGATTATCCAGAAGCTGTTCTTCTTACAAACCCAActaattcttttattaaaggagAG GTTGATGACAAATATCAATATTCTTGTGAGAACAAGGATAATCGGGTTCATGGGTGGATAAGCCCAAATCCACGAACCGGATTTTGGATGATCACACCAACCGATGAGTTCAGAACTGGTGGGCCTCTCAAACAAGACCTTACTTCTCATACCGGCCCAGTAAACCTCAAT ATGTTTTTTAGTACACATTATGCTGGAGAGAGTTTGGGACTGAAATTTAGAGATGGAGAGCCCTGGAAAAAGGTGTTTGGCCCTGTTTTTACATACCTAAACTCACTTTCACCTGATGAGCTAGACACTCTTACACTATGGACTGATGCAAAAGAACAAATGTTCATAGAAACTGAAAATTGGCCATATAATTTTCCTCTTTCGGAGGATTTTGTTCGATCTGATCAACGGGGTATTGTAACCGGCAGATTACTCGTTCGTGACAG CTATGAAAGTGATAAGCTTATTACTGCAAACTCAGCTTTCATTGGATTAGCTGCTCCAGGAGATGTTGGATCATGGCAAATGGAAAACAAG GGTTATCAGTTTTGGACTCAAACAGATACCGAGGGCTATTTCTTGATTAATAATGTCATCACTGGAAATTATAGCTTGTATGCTTGGATCCCTGGATTTATTGGAGATTACATGCATGATGCATACATCAATGTCAACCCAG GATCAAGAACAAGAGTAGAAACTCTCGTATACGATGCGCCAAGGAACGGTCCAACACTCTGGGAAATAGGAATTCCTGAAAGGACTGCTTCTGAATTCTTCATTCCTGATGCACAACCAAGACTTCTGAACCAATTATATGTCGTAAATAATGCAGAAAG GTTCAGGCAATATGGATTATGGGATAGGTATACAGAGATATACCCTGATGATGATTTGGTTTTTACTGTTGGATTAAGCAACTATCAAACAGATTGGTTCTTTGCTCATGTCAATCGATATATTTACAA TGATGATGGAAACAAGACTTATGTACCAACTACATGGCAAGTTCTATTTGATCTTGATGATATTGATCAATCAGCAAATTATACCCTTCAACTAGCATTAGCCTCAGCAAATGATGCTGAACTACAA GTTCAATTTAATGATGCAGAACCAGATGCTCCTCACTATACAACAGGATTGATAGGCAAAGATAACGCGATAGCTAGACATGGGATTCATGGATTATACAGGCTATATACTATAAATGTTCCTGGTTCTCTTCTTGTATTTGGAACCAATGTTATGTATCTCAAGCAAACTAGAAGTGAAAGGCCTTGGAGAGGAATTATGTATGATTATATTCGTCTCGAAGGTCCTCCTGAAAGTTATTAA
- the LOC104221961 gene encoding uncharacterized protein isoform X3 — MVTGIQYNGIENLLEDENEDDNRGYWDIVWNKPDKPGIFDKLHATDFNVIMADENQVELSFKRTWDSLNNSHLSMNIDKRFIIIRGSSGFYSYGILERLEGWPNIDVYQGRIVFKLKEELFQYMAISDERQRIMPTAQDREMGQKLDYPEAVLLTNPTNSFIKGEVDDKYQYSCENKDNRVHGWISPNPRTGFWMITPTDEFRTGGPLKQDLTSHTGPVNLNMFFSTHYAGESLGLKFRDGEPWKKVFGPVFTYLNSLSPDELDTLTLWTDAKEQMFIETENWPYNFPLSEDFVRSDQRGIVTGRLLVRDSYESDKLITANSAFIGLAAPGDVGSWQMENKGYQFWTQTDTEGYFLINNVITGNYSLYAWIPGFIGDYMHDAYINVNPGSRTRVETLVYDAPRNGPTLWEIGIPERTASEFFIPDAQPRLLNQLYVVNNAERFRQYGLWDRYTEIYPDDDLVFTVGLSNYQTDWFFAHVNRYIYNDDGNKTYVPTTWQVLFDLDDIDQSANYTLQLALASANDAELQVQFNDAEPDAPHYTTGLIGKDNAIARHGIHGLYRLYTINVPGSLLVFGTNVMYLKQTRSERPWRGIMYDYIRLEGPPESY; from the exons ATGGTCACTGGAATACAATACAATGGGATTGAAAATTTATTGGAAGATGAAAATGAAGATGATAATAGAGG GTATTGGGATATTGTTTGGAACAAGCCAGATAAACCAGGAATTTTTGACAA ACTTCATGCAACAGATTTTAATGTTATTATGGCAGATGAAAATCAAGTGGAGCTTTCATTTAAAAGGACTTGGGATTCTTTAAATAATTCACATCTTTCCATGAATATTGACAAAAG GTTTATAATAATAAGAGGAAGTTCTGGATTTTACTCTTATGGGATTTTAGAACGTTTGGAAGGATGGCCAAATATTGATGTCTACCAAGGAAGAATTGTCTTCAAGCTCAAAGAAGAATT GTTCCAATATATGGCGATTTCAGATGAACGGCAAAGGATTATGCCAACGGCCCAAGACCGTGAAATGGGCCAAAAACTTGATTATCCAGAAGCTGTTCTTCTTACAAACCCAActaattcttttattaaaggagAG GTTGATGACAAATATCAATATTCTTGTGAGAACAAGGATAATCGGGTTCATGGGTGGATAAGCCCAAATCCACGAACCGGATTTTGGATGATCACACCAACCGATGAGTTCAGAACTGGTGGGCCTCTCAAACAAGACCTTACTTCTCATACCGGCCCAGTAAACCTCAAT ATGTTTTTTAGTACACATTATGCTGGAGAGAGTTTGGGACTGAAATTTAGAGATGGAGAGCCCTGGAAAAAGGTGTTTGGCCCTGTTTTTACATACCTAAACTCACTTTCACCTGATGAGCTAGACACTCTTACACTATGGACTGATGCAAAAGAACAAATGTTCATAGAAACTGAAAATTGGCCATATAATTTTCCTCTTTCGGAGGATTTTGTTCGATCTGATCAACGGGGTATTGTAACCGGCAGATTACTCGTTCGTGACAG CTATGAAAGTGATAAGCTTATTACTGCAAACTCAGCTTTCATTGGATTAGCTGCTCCAGGAGATGTTGGATCATGGCAAATGGAAAACAAG GGTTATCAGTTTTGGACTCAAACAGATACCGAGGGCTATTTCTTGATTAATAATGTCATCACTGGAAATTATAGCTTGTATGCTTGGATCCCTGGATTTATTGGAGATTACATGCATGATGCATACATCAATGTCAACCCAG GATCAAGAACAAGAGTAGAAACTCTCGTATACGATGCGCCAAGGAACGGTCCAACACTCTGGGAAATAGGAATTCCTGAAAGGACTGCTTCTGAATTCTTCATTCCTGATGCACAACCAAGACTTCTGAACCAATTATATGTCGTAAATAATGCAGAAAG GTTCAGGCAATATGGATTATGGGATAGGTATACAGAGATATACCCTGATGATGATTTGGTTTTTACTGTTGGATTAAGCAACTATCAAACAGATTGGTTCTTTGCTCATGTCAATCGATATATTTACAA TGATGATGGAAACAAGACTTATGTACCAACTACATGGCAAGTTCTATTTGATCTTGATGATATTGATCAATCAGCAAATTATACCCTTCAACTAGCATTAGCCTCAGCAAATGATGCTGAACTACAA GTTCAATTTAATGATGCAGAACCAGATGCTCCTCACTATACAACAGGATTGATAGGCAAAGATAACGCGATAGCTAGACATGGGATTCATGGATTATACAGGCTATATACTATAAATGTTCCTGGTTCTCTTCTTGTATTTGGAACCAATGTTATGTATCTCAAGCAAACTAGAAGTGAAAGGCCTTGGAGAGGAATTATGTATGATTATATTCGTCTCGAAGGTCCTCCTGAAAGTTATTAA
- the LOC104234878 gene encoding uncharacterized protein, translating to MQMMGFKKQNGIVLWCFAIVFHFFLLVNGSRVQHSRNTLSKESRKLQQVSPPVTMTIISGYVVIDNGILQLSLTNPTGAIVGIKYNGIDNLLEPLQETQRGYWDTVWNGRFDTLFASSFSVIAQDDNKVEVSFTKSYNPLDAGSAPLNVDKRYIVLRGSSGFYSYGIIEHLKGWPDVMLDELRIAFKLSKSLFHYMAISDDRQRVMPSEEDRASGQVLDFKEAVKLTNPSNPKLKDEVDDKYQYSDEIKNIKVHGWISDTPHMGFWVISPSYEYCNGGPMKQDLSSHVGPTSMAIFFSSHYAAPLLGVSLTNGEAWRKVFGPVFFYVNSDSGIDHTVLWEDAKRQMNEETTKWPYDFPASIDYPHANERGSVSGQLVVHDGYINKDPFPAKNAYIGLANPGVLGSWQSETKGYQFWTQTDDSGYFKIINVRPGIYSVYSWVPGIIGDYMFSSYISITPGNNIDLGQIVFEAPRNGPTLWEIGFPDRTAAEFFIPDPLPSLQNYLYINTTIHKFRQYGLWNRYADLYPNGDLVFKIGVSDYRKDWFFAHVTRRNLDNTYGPTTWQISFDLTNVDPNGIYYLRIALASASYGHLQVWINTPSKPRPWFDTLQIGQSNAIARHGIHGLYMTFDIQIPGTLLQIGENIIYLKQASANGPFNGLMYDYIRLEGPPQ from the exons ATGCAAATGATGGGTTTCAAAAAGCAAAACGGGATAGTTTTGTGGTGTTTTGCTattgttttccattttttcttgcTTGTCAATGGTTCAAGGGTGCAACATTCTAG GAATACTCTATCCAAAGAGAGTCGAAAGCTGCAACAAGTTTCTCCTCCGGTCACAATGACGATCATAAGTGGCTAT GTGGTAATTGATAATGGCATTCTGCAACTTTCTCTAACAAATCCCACTGGAGCGATTGTTGGAATAAAATATAACGGGATCGATAATCTCTTAGAACCCTTGCAAGAAACTCAGAGGGG ATACTGGGATACTGTATGGAACGGTCGTTTTGACAC ACTATTTGCGTCAAGTTTTAGTGTAATAGCACAAGATGATAACAAAGTTGAAGTTTCTTTCACAAAATCATATAATCCTTTGGATGCTGGTAGTGCTCCTCTAAATGTTGACAAAAG gTATATAGTGCTGCGTGGGAGTTCTGGATTTTATTCATATGGAATAATTGAACACTTGAAAGGATGGCCTGATGTTATGTTGGATGAACTTAGAATTGCTTTCAAGCTCAGCAAGTCACT GTTCCATTATATGGCAATATCAGACGATAGGCAAAGGGTAATGCCATCAGAAGAGGATCGCGCAAGCGGCCAAGTACTTGATTTTAAAGAAGCTGTTAAACTCACAAATCCATCCAACCCTAAACTCAAAGAtgag GTGGATGACAAGTACCAATACTCAGATGAGATTAAAAATATTAAAGTACATGGATGGATAAGTGATACTCCACATATGGGGTTTTGGGTAATCTCACCAAGTTATGAATATTGCAATGGTGGTCCTATGAAGCAAGATCTTTCTTCTCACGTTGGTCCAACGTCTATGGCA ATATTTTTCAGTAGTCATTATGCAGCACCACTATTGGGAGTTTCACTAACAAATGGAGAGGCATGGAGAAAGGTTTTTGGCCCTGTATTTTTCTATGTTAATTCAGATTCTGGCATTGATCATACCGTACTTTGGGAAGATGCCAAAAGACAG ATGAATGAAGAAACTACAAAATGGCCATATGATTTTCCAGCATCAATAGACTATCCCCATGCAAATGAAAGGGGCTCAGTTAGCGGTCAATTAGTGGTCCATGACgg GTACATAAACAAAGATCCTTTTCCTGCAAAAAATGCATATATTGGACTTGCTAATCCTGGAGTTCTTGGATCTTGGCAAAGTGAGACCAAG GGTTATCAATTTTGGACTCAAACTGATGATTCTGGTTATTTCAAGATAATTAATGTTAGACCTGGAATTTATAGTGTATATTCTTGGGTTCCTGGAATTATTGGAGATTACATGTTCTCCTCTTATATATCCATTACACCAG GAAATAACATAGATTTAGGTCAAATAGTTTTTGAAGctccaagaaatggtccaactctATGGGAAATTGGCTTCCCTGATAGAACTGCTGCTGAATTCTTTATACCTGATCCATTGCCTAGTCTTCAGAATTATTTGTACATTAACACTACTATACATAA GTTTAGACAATATGGTTTATGGAATCGTTACGCGGATTTGTATCCTAATGGAGATTTAGTATTCAAAATTGGTGTTAGTGATTATCGAAAAGATTGGTTCTTTGCCCATGTAACCAG GAGAAATTTGGACAATACTTATGGACCAACAACATGGCAAATTTCATTTGATCTTACAAATGTGGATCCTAATGGCATTTACTATCTTCGTATAGCTTTGGCTTCTGCATCCTATGGCCATTTGCAA GTGTGGATAAACACTCCCTCAAAACCAAGGCCATGGTTTGATACTTTACAAATTGGGCAAAGTAATGCAATAGCCAGACATGGAATTCATGGCTTGTATATGACCTTCGATATTCAAATTCCAGGGACTTTACTTCAAATTGGTGAAAATATAATATATTTGAAGCAAGCTTCAGCTAATGGTCCTTTTAATGGACTAATGTATGACTATATTCGTCTTGAAGGTCCTCCACAATAA
- the LOC104221961 gene encoding uncharacterized protein isoform X2: protein MRKMKKREWSSILGWLIIFLQLFLLAESALTREKINKKNSQLDEQSFPPVQLLRLDDYVVVNNGIFNITFSIPGGMVTGIQYNGIENLLEDENEDDNRGYWDIVWNKPDKPGIFDKLHATDFNVIMADENQVELSFKRTWDSLNNSHLSMNIDKRFQYMAISDERQRIMPTAQDREMGQKLDYPEAVLLTNPTNSFIKGEVDDKYQYSCENKDNRVHGWISPNPRTGFWMITPTDEFRTGGPLKQDLTSHTGPVNLNMFFSTHYAGESLGLKFRDGEPWKKVFGPVFTYLNSLSPDELDTLTLWTDAKEQMFIETENWPYNFPLSEDFVRSDQRGIVTGRLLVRDSYESDKLITANSAFIGLAAPGDVGSWQMENKGYQFWTQTDTEGYFLINNVITGNYSLYAWIPGFIGDYMHDAYINVNPGSRTRVETLVYDAPRNGPTLWEIGIPERTASEFFIPDAQPRLLNQLYVVNNAERFRQYGLWDRYTEIYPDDDLVFTVGLSNYQTDWFFAHVNRYIYNDDGNKTYVPTTWQVLFDLDDIDQSANYTLQLALASANDAELQVQFNDAEPDAPHYTTGLIGKDNAIARHGIHGLYRLYTINVPGSLLVFGTNVMYLKQTRSERPWRGIMYDYIRLEGPPESY, encoded by the exons atgagaaaaatgaagaagagagaaTGGAGCTCTATTCTTGGATGGTTGATCATTTTTCTTCAGCTATTTTTGTTGGCTGAATCTGCATTAACAAGAGA aaaaataaataagaaaaacagCCAATTAGATGAGCAGTCTTTTCCACCAGTACAATTGCTTAGACTGGATGATTAT GTGGTGGTTAATAATGGAATATTCAACATCACTTTCTCTATTCCTGGAGGAATGGTCACTGGAATACAATACAATGGGATTGAAAATTTATTGGAAGATGAAAATGAAGATGATAATAGAGG GTATTGGGATATTGTTTGGAACAAGCCAGATAAACCAGGAATTTTTGACAA ACTTCATGCAACAGATTTTAATGTTATTATGGCAGATGAAAATCAAGTGGAGCTTTCATTTAAAAGGACTTGGGATTCTTTAAATAATTCACATCTTTCCATGAATATTGACAAAAG GTTCCAATATATGGCGATTTCAGATGAACGGCAAAGGATTATGCCAACGGCCCAAGACCGTGAAATGGGCCAAAAACTTGATTATCCAGAAGCTGTTCTTCTTACAAACCCAActaattcttttattaaaggagAG GTTGATGACAAATATCAATATTCTTGTGAGAACAAGGATAATCGGGTTCATGGGTGGATAAGCCCAAATCCACGAACCGGATTTTGGATGATCACACCAACCGATGAGTTCAGAACTGGTGGGCCTCTCAAACAAGACCTTACTTCTCATACCGGCCCAGTAAACCTCAAT ATGTTTTTTAGTACACATTATGCTGGAGAGAGTTTGGGACTGAAATTTAGAGATGGAGAGCCCTGGAAAAAGGTGTTTGGCCCTGTTTTTACATACCTAAACTCACTTTCACCTGATGAGCTAGACACTCTTACACTATGGACTGATGCAAAAGAACAAATGTTCATAGAAACTGAAAATTGGCCATATAATTTTCCTCTTTCGGAGGATTTTGTTCGATCTGATCAACGGGGTATTGTAACCGGCAGATTACTCGTTCGTGACAG CTATGAAAGTGATAAGCTTATTACTGCAAACTCAGCTTTCATTGGATTAGCTGCTCCAGGAGATGTTGGATCATGGCAAATGGAAAACAAG GGTTATCAGTTTTGGACTCAAACAGATACCGAGGGCTATTTCTTGATTAATAATGTCATCACTGGAAATTATAGCTTGTATGCTTGGATCCCTGGATTTATTGGAGATTACATGCATGATGCATACATCAATGTCAACCCAG GATCAAGAACAAGAGTAGAAACTCTCGTATACGATGCGCCAAGGAACGGTCCAACACTCTGGGAAATAGGAATTCCTGAAAGGACTGCTTCTGAATTCTTCATTCCTGATGCACAACCAAGACTTCTGAACCAATTATATGTCGTAAATAATGCAGAAAG GTTCAGGCAATATGGATTATGGGATAGGTATACAGAGATATACCCTGATGATGATTTGGTTTTTACTGTTGGATTAAGCAACTATCAAACAGATTGGTTCTTTGCTCATGTCAATCGATATATTTACAA TGATGATGGAAACAAGACTTATGTACCAACTACATGGCAAGTTCTATTTGATCTTGATGATATTGATCAATCAGCAAATTATACCCTTCAACTAGCATTAGCCTCAGCAAATGATGCTGAACTACAA GTTCAATTTAATGATGCAGAACCAGATGCTCCTCACTATACAACAGGATTGATAGGCAAAGATAACGCGATAGCTAGACATGGGATTCATGGATTATACAGGCTATATACTATAAATGTTCCTGGTTCTCTTCTTGTATTTGGAACCAATGTTATGTATCTCAAGCAAACTAGAAGTGAAAGGCCTTGGAGAGGAATTATGTATGATTATATTCGTCTCGAAGGTCCTCCTGAAAGTTATTAA